The DNA window GCGAGATCGCGACGCGCGGCGTGGACGCCATCGGGGTCGCGGGGCTCGGCTCCAGGGACGGAGGCACGCTCACGCTGTCCCGCGCCCAGCGGGTGCTCACCTGGCGCATGGAGATCGGGCCGGCGACGATGGCGACCTCCGACAGCTCGGGGATCAACCTGCGCAGCGAGGCGCCCAGGTGGCGCGCCGTCTGGTGCCGCTCTGCGGGTCGCTTGGCGAGGGCCTTCTGGATGAGTGCGTCGAGTCGCGGGTCGATGCTGGGGTTCAGCGCACGCGGGGAAGGCACGGGCGCGTGGATGTGCATCGAGGCGGTGTGGAACGGGGTCTCGCCCTCGAAGGGAAGGCGCCCGGTGAGGAGCTGATAGAGCAGGACCCCGCACGTGTAGATGTCCGAGCGGGTGTCGAGCGGGAGGAGGCCACACTGCTCGGGTGACATGTACGCGGGCGTGCCCACGATCTGTCCGACGCGGGTGATGGCGGAGGGCGGGCCGTCGGCGGAGTCGACGGGGCCGGCGTCTTCCGTCTCGTCGACGTCGAGCAGCTTGGCGATGCCGAAGTCGAGGACCTTCACCCGCTCGCCGATGGGCACCCGGATGTCGGGCAGCACCATGATGTTCTCGGGCTTCAGGTCACGGTGAATGATGCCCAGGTCGTGGGCGACCTGGAGGACGTCACAGACCTCGGCCAGGATCCGGGCGGCACGCACCTGGGGCAGGACCCCGTGCCGCTCGAGGAGCTGGTAGAGGTCCTTGCCGACGAGCAGCTCCATCACGATGTAGCTGAGCCGGCCCTCGGTCCCGTACTCGTGGATGACGACCGAGCCAGGGTGCTTCACCAGGGCAGCGGCCTTGGCCTCACGCTGGAACCGGCGCACGAACGAGCGGTCCGCCGAGAGGTCCCCGTTCATGATCTTGACCGCGACCTCACCGGGCTCGCCCTCGCGCTCCGCGACGTACACGGCGGCCATGCCGCCCTCGCCCAGGAGCCGCTTGATGGTGAAGCGTCCAGCGATCGTTCGGCCGAGGATCTCCGCGTGGTTCATGCCTCGGTCCTCGCTCCCCACGGGGTCCGACCGGCAACGCCGACGCCCAGGGTGCGGGGCGAGGTGAAGGCAAGAAGATCCACGTCGCGACCATAGCAAAGAACAGGTCGCGGCACGACAAGGGCCGAGGTCACGCGCGCCGTGAGGACGCACGCGCGCATCGTGGCACGCCGCGGTTTCTTGCTAGCATCGGACGCATGCACGCCCAGGTTGCCCCGGCGCCCATCTTGCTTGCCCGGACGGAGGACGTGCGCCCCTATGCCGCCTTCACCCTGGAGCACGCCGCCGAGTCGGGTCGCGACGGCGGGGTGCCGCATGCATTGCATGGACCACGCTCCTCGGAGGAGGTGCAGCGGCTGGCACAGGAGCGCTGGGAGAAGTCGCTGACCACGCCGCGATGGGGCCGCGCCTGGCTGCTGTGGTCTGGACCGCCGCCGGTGCGAGGCCCCGGTGGATTTCACGATCCAGGGGCCCGGGTGGTGGGAAGCGTGGAGCTTCAAGGCGGTCGGCTGGAGGCGGAGCTGCACCGGTGCACGCTGGGGATCGGGATGCTGTCGGCCTACCGTGGGCAGGGACACGGTCGGCGGCTGATGGAGACGGCCATCGCCTGGGCACGGGACGAAGCCGGGCTGGATCACGTCGACCTCGGCGTCTTCGTGGGCAACGAGCAGGCGAAGCGGCTTTACGTCAGCCTGGGCTTCAAGGAACTCACGGTGCGCCCGGACGCCTTCCGGGTGGACGGGCGCTCGCTGGACGACATCGAGATGACGCTGGCGCTCCGGGGATGAACCGCAGACAGCCGGAGTGGCTCTGCACGCTGGGGGATGGCCGACGGCCGGAGTGACGCTGCGCGCTGAGGGGTAGCCGACGGCCGGAGTGACGCCAAACGCTGTCGAGACGCCCCGCATTCGCCGTGATCAACGGTACCCGCAGGCGGTGGGCTGTACTAGACCGGTGAGAACGCCCGCGCTCCGCTTCTCCTGCGCTCCGGGCCCAGCTCGACAGGCACGATGCGTTCCCCCCTCCTCCCGATATTTCTCACCATCTTCGTCGATGTTTTCGGGATGACCATGATCATCCCGGTGCTGCCGTTCTTCGCGCAGCACCTCGGCGCATCGGAGGTGGTGACGGGCGCGCTGCTGTCGACCTACGCCGCCTGTCAGCTCGTCTCCGGGCCGATCCTGGGCAGGATCTCCGATCGGGTGGGCCGCAAGCCGACGCTGCTCGCGAGCCAGTTCGGAACGATGATCGGCTTTCTGGTGCTCGGTTCGTCGACGTCGCTGTGGATGCTGTTCCTCGCCCGCGTCATCTCCGGCGCCACCGCGGGCAACCTGACGGTGGCGCAGGCGTACATCGCCGACGTGACCAGCCCCGAGAACCGCACGCGCGCGTTCGGCATGGTGGGGGTCGCGTTCGGGACCGGGTTCCTGGTCGGGCCTGCGCTCTCCGGAGAGCTGGCGGAGCGCTACGGGTACGGGGTTCCGGGGCTGGTGGCCGCCGGTCTCTCGTTGCTTTCGATCGTGCTGACGTCGACGCTGCTGCCCGCGCGCAAGCCCCTCGAGGTGCCCCCGCAGGAGGGCCGCCTGGGTGCATTCCAGCGCATGTTCCAGCGCGCGACGCCGCGACGCCGGCTCCTGGAGTTCTTCTTCTTCAGCCTGTCGTTCGCGACGTTGACGGGCGGGCTGTCGTTCTACCTGCAGCGGCGGTTCTCGTTCACGATGAAGAACGTGGGCCATCTGTACGCCTTCTCCGGGCTCGTGGGGGGCATGGTGCAGGGCGGGTTCATCGGCAGGATGGCGAAAAAGATGGGAGAACATCGGCTCGCCCTCGGGGGGTTCGTGCTGATGATGGTGGGCTACGCCTGCCTGGGGGCGCTGTTCACGCTGCCGGCGCTGCTGGCCGTGGTGGCGGTGTCGTCGATCGGGTCGGCCGTGGTGCGGCCGGCGTTGACGACGCTGCTCACGAAGAGCGTGGGGCCGCACGAGCAAGGGGCCGTGCTGGGGGTGAGCCAGTCGCTGTCGTGCATGGCGCTGATCACCGGGCCGCTGCTGGCGAACTCGCTGATCGGGCGCGGTGAGCTCGCGGCGTACGGGATCGCGGCGGCCGTGTTCGCCGCGGCCGGGGTGCTGCTCGGGGCGCAGCCGCCGCCGGCCGAGATCACGGGGAGCTGAAGCGCAGACGAGGGCGAGCAGGGCGACCGAGGGCGTCGCCCTGGTGCTGGATCACCGTCCGCGGAAGTCGCAGCTCCCGCCGGTGCAGGACGCCGGGAGGGTGATGCGCGGCTCGCCGGCGAAGACCGACTCGATGTACTGGAACATCTGCTGGCGGGCGGCTTCGCCGCCAGGGCCGCTCTCCGCGGCGAAGCCGTGGATGGCGTAGGCGTCGTCGCCAGGGACCCAGTACTGGGTGATGGCGCTCTGCCCGACGACCTCGTTGCCAGAAGCGGACTCGACGCCATCGATGGGGACCAGGGCGGCACCGAGCATCACCGCGCCAGCAGAGATGGCCACCATCTCCGAGCCCGCGTTCGGCAGGACGGGATCGCCGATGCTCTCCTGGATGAGGACATGCGGGTCCTTGGCGCGGAGCTGCTCGATCCAGGCGGCGCCGTCGATGTCGTCCCAGTTGCTCTGGCTCATGCTCAGGGCGTGCAGGAAGCCGAGGTTGCCGCCGTAGCTGCTCTTGAGCAGGCCCTCGACGATGCCATAGACGACCGAGAGGGGGACGAAGTGGGTCCAGCCCGCGCCAGGGACGTTGAGGACCCCGGCGCGCATGGTCGGGTCGGCGCTGGTGTAGACCATGCCGAGGGAGCCGCCGAGGGAGCCACCGGCCC is part of the Chondromyces crocatus genome and encodes:
- a CDS encoding serine/threonine-protein kinase, with the protein product MNHAEILGRTIAGRFTIKRLLGEGGMAAVYVAEREGEPGEVAVKIMNGDLSADRSFVRRFQREAKAAALVKHPGSVVIHEYGTEGRLSYIVMELLVGKDLYQLLERHGVLPQVRAARILAEVCDVLQVAHDLGIIHRDLKPENIMVLPDIRVPIGERVKVLDFGIAKLLDVDETEDAGPVDSADGPPSAITRVGQIVGTPAYMSPEQCGLLPLDTRSDIYTCGVLLYQLLTGRLPFEGETPFHTASMHIHAPVPSPRALNPSIDPRLDALIQKALAKRPAERHQTARHLGASLRRLIPELSEVAIVAGPISMRQVSTRWARDSVSVPPSLEPSPATPMASTPRVAISPAVLAPPPTLATPSLQDTQASSFEPYPEDEESIESARTLVSTAAELGGAPPQVLLNDPLQRASRPSIPGSEDLPTMEHDRHAAPPEAPQRTSHLHAPSDDRPDSHAAQTPMLSWPTASALPGVPTSGNDEEHDVEDRAVTLVRPPMDSASELDPTDAVGKRAVREVKSTLRSAEEFGLKPPERRPEVQIQISAPPPTYPSDRPMSAPTEAFASQAQSPSGLPPQALKTIRINQPAGAGPNPAPPREPLFAGTPQMTPLPRVGGGTLPMPPNATGLPPMVQGFPQSPDRQGPAGGLLSGRIGLLIGFMAGMVITGIVVAVYLFVLR
- a CDS encoding GNAT family N-acetyltransferase — translated: MHAQVAPAPILLARTEDVRPYAAFTLEHAAESGRDGGVPHALHGPRSSEEVQRLAQERWEKSLTTPRWGRAWLLWSGPPPVRGPGGFHDPGARVVGSVELQGGRLEAELHRCTLGIGMLSAYRGQGHGRRLMETAIAWARDEAGLDHVDLGVFVGNEQAKRLYVSLGFKELTVRPDAFRVDGRSLDDIEMTLALRG
- a CDS encoding MFS transporter; the encoded protein is MRSPLLPIFLTIFVDVFGMTMIIPVLPFFAQHLGASEVVTGALLSTYAACQLVSGPILGRISDRVGRKPTLLASQFGTMIGFLVLGSSTSLWMLFLARVISGATAGNLTVAQAYIADVTSPENRTRAFGMVGVAFGTGFLVGPALSGELAERYGYGVPGLVAAGLSLLSIVLTSTLLPARKPLEVPPQEGRLGAFQRMFQRATPRRRLLEFFFFSLSFATLTGGLSFYLQRRFSFTMKNVGHLYAFSGLVGGMVQGGFIGRMAKKMGEHRLALGGFVLMMVGYACLGALFTLPALLAVVAVSSIGSAVVRPALTTLLTKSVGPHEQGAVLGVSQSLSCMALITGPLLANSLIGRGELAAYGIAAAVFAAAGVLLGAQPPPAEITGS